A genomic segment from Spinacia oleracea cultivar Varoflay chromosome 3, BTI_SOV_V1, whole genome shotgun sequence encodes:
- the LOC110802011 gene encoding probable inorganic phosphate transporter 1-3, with protein sequence MVQGQQLEVLKALDVAKTQWYHFTAIIIAGMGFFTDAYDLFCISLLTKLLGRIYYNVPGSAKPGALPINVAAAVSGVALCGTLAGQLFFGWLGDKMGRKKVYGITLVMMVCMSIASGLSFGSTAKSVMTTLCFFRFWLGFGVGGDYPLSATIMSEYANKKTRGSFIAAVFAMQGMGILAGGVVSLIVASAFEAKFKPPPYKVNAVASLPPESDYIWRIVLMFGAFPAATTYYWRMQMPETARYTALVAKNAKQAAADMSKVLKTEIEAEEEMVDKIGKTQQNQFGLFTKQFARQYGVRLLGTTSTWFLLDIAFYSQNLFQKDLFTSVGWIPPAAEMNAIREVYMVARAQTLIALCGTVPGYWFTVAFIDVIGRWWIQMMGFFFMTVFMFAIAFPYNYWSKKENRIGFIIMYGLTFFFANFGPNATTFVVPAEVFPARLRSTCHGISAATGKAGAIIGAFGFVYASQDPNPAKRDHGYPAGIGKSKSLIVLGVINFIGMLCTLMVPESMGKSLEELAGEVEVDDVEEERKESA encoded by the coding sequence ATGGTTCAAGGACAACAACTTGAAGTGCTAAAAGCACTTGATGTGGCGAAAACGCAATGGTACCATTTCACAGCAATTATTATTGCTGGTATGGGTTTCTTCACTGATGCATACGATTTGTTTTGCATCTCCTTGTTGACCAAGCTTCTTGGTCGCATTTACTACAATGTTCCTGGATCGGCTAAGCCAGGGGCATTACCTATTAATGTCGCTGCTGCTGTGAGTGGAGTAGCCCTTTGCGGTACTCTAGCAGGCCAACTCTTCTTCGGTTGGCTCGGAGACAAGATGGGGAGGAAAAAGGTGTACGGTATCACCTTGGTTATGATGGTTTGCATGTCTATTGCCTCTGGACTCTCCTTTGGGAGTACTGCCAAGAGTGTCATGACCACCCTTTGCTTCTTCCGCTTCTGGCTTGGTTTTGGTGTTGGAGGAGATTACCCTCTATCCGCCACCATCATGTCCGAGTATGCTAACAAGAAGACTCGTGGAAGCTTCATTGCCGCTGTCTTTGCTATGCAAGGCATGGGTATCTTGGCTGGTGGGGTTGTTTCCCTAATAGTTGCATCCGCGTTTGAGGCTAAATTCAAGCCTCCCCCTTACAAAGTCAATGCTGTTGCCTCCCTCCCACCAGAAAGTGACTATATCTGGCGTATTGTCCTTATGTTTGGAGCATTCCCTGCTGCTACAACATACTACTGGCGTATGCAGATGCCTGAGACTGCTAGGTACACCGCCCTCGTGGCCAAAAATGCGAAGCAGGCTGCTGCAGACATGTCTAAAGTCCTTAAGACTGAAATAGAAGCTGAGGAGGAGATGGTTGACAAAATAGGTAAAACTCAACAAAACCAATTTGGGCTATTCACAAAACAATTTGCTCGCCAATATGGTGTTCGCCTCCTAGGAACCACCAGTACTTGGTTCTTACTCGACATTGCATTTTACAGTCAAAACCTTTTCCAAAAGGATCTGTTTACCTCTGTTGGTTGGATTCCACCAGCAGCAGAAATGAATGCTATCAGGGAGGTGTATATGGTTGCAAGAGCTCAAACCCTGATTGCTCTTTGTGGAACAGTCCCGGGATATTGGTTCACTGTTGCTTTCATAGATGTTATTGGAAGGTGGTGGATCCAAATGATGGGATTCTTTTTCATGACCGTTTTCATGTTTGCCATTGCTTTCCCCTACAATTACTGGAGTAAGAAGGAGAATCGTATTGGGTTTATTATAATGTAcgggctcaccttcttctttgcCAACTTTGGTCCAAATGCCACCACCTTCGTGGTGCCGGCTGAGGTCTTCCCGGCTAGGTTGAGGTCTACTTGCCATGGTATATCTGCAGCAACTGGAAAAGCTGGGGCTATAATTGGAGCCTTTGGATTTGTGTACGCCTCACAAGATCCTAATCCGGCAAAGAGAGATCATGGTTATCCAGCAGGTATTGGAAAGAGTAAGTCCCTTATCGTTCTTGGTGTCATCAACTTTATTGGTATGCTCTGCACATTGATGGTGCCAGAATCAATGGGTAAGTCTCTTGAAGAATTAGCTGGTGAGGTCGAGGTGGACGATGTTGAGGAGGAGCGCAAGGAATCTGCTTGA
- the LOC110779325 gene encoding probable inorganic phosphate transporter 1-3 has translation MVKGQQLEVLKALDVAKTQWYHFTAIIIAGMGFFTDAYDLFCISLLTKLLGRIYYNVPGSAKPGALPINVAAAVSGVALCGTLAGQLFFGWLGDKMGRKKVYGITLVMMVCMSIASGLSFGSTAKSVMTTLCFFRFWLGFGVGGDYPLSATIMSEYANKKTRGSFIAAVFAMQGMGILAGGVVSLIVASAFEAKFKPPPFKVNAVASLPPECDYIWRIVLMFGAFPAATTYYWRMQMPETARYTALVAKNAQQAAADMSKVLKTEIEAEEEMVDKIGKTQQNQFGLFTKEFARQYGVRLLGTTSTWFLLDIAFYSQNLFQKDLFTSVGWIPPAAEMNAIREVYMVARAQTLIALCGTVPGYWFTVAFIDVIGRWWIQMMGFFFMTVFMFAIAFPYNYWSKKENRIGFIIMYGLTFFFANFGPNATTFVVPAEVFPARLRSTCHGISAATGKAGAIVGAFGFVYASQDPNPAKRDHGYPAGIGKSKSLIVLGVINFIGMLCTLMVPESMGKSLEELAGEVEVDDVEEERKESA, from the coding sequence ATGGTGAAAGGACAACAACTAGAAGTGCTAAAAGCACTTGATGTGGCAAAAACACAATGGTATCATTTCACAGCAATTATCATTGCTGGTATGGGCTTTTTCACTGATGCATACGATTTGTTTTGCATCTCCTTATTGACCAAGCTTCTTGGTCGCATTTACTACAATGTTCCTGGATCGGCTAAGCCAGGGGCATTACCTATTAATGTCGCTGCTGCTGTGAGTGGAGTAGCCCTTTGCGGTACTCTAGCAGGCCAACTCTTCTTCGGTTGGCTCGGAGACAAGATGGGGAGGAAAAAGGTGTACGGTATCACCTTGGTTATGATGGTTTGCATGTCCATCGCCTCTGGTCTTTCCTTCGGAAGCACTGCAAAGAGTGTTATGACCACCCTTTGCTTTTTCCGTTTCTGGCTTGGATTTGGTGTTGGAGGAGATTACCCTCTATCTGCCACCATTATGTCTGAGTATGCAAACAAGAAGACTCGTGGAAGCTTCATCGCCGCTGTCTTTGCTATGCAAGGCATGGGTATCTTGGCTGGTGGGGTTGTTTCCCTAATAGTCGCATCCGCATTTGAGGCCAAATTCAAGCCTCCCCCTTTCAAAGTCAATGCAGTTGCCTCCCTCCCACCAGAATGTGACTACATTTGGCGTATAGTCTTGATGTTTGGAGCTTTTCCTGCTGCTACAACATACTACTGGCGTATGCAAATGCCTGAAACTGCTAGGTATACCGCCCTTGTGGCCAAAAATGCTCAGCAGGCTGCCGCAGATATGTCTAAAGTCCTCAAGACTGAAATAGAAGCCGAGGAGGAGATGGTTGACAAAATAGGTAAAACTCAACAGAACCAGTTTGGGTTATTCACTAAAGAATTTGCTCGCCAATATGGTGTTCGTCTCTTAGGAACCACCAGTACTTGGTTCTTACTGGACATTGCATTTTACAGTCAaaatcttttccaaaaagatctATTTACCTCTGTTGGTTGGATCCCACCAGCAGCAGAAATGAATGCTATCAGGGAGGTGTATATGGTTGCAAGAGCTCAAACCCTGATTGCTCTTTGTGGTACAGTCCCAGGATACTGGTTCACTGTCGCTTTCATAGATGTAATTGGAAGGTGGTGGATCCAAATGATGGGATTCTTTTTCATGACTGTTTTCATGTTTGCCATTGCATTCCCCTACAATTACTGGAGTAAGAAGGAAAACCGTATTGGGTTCATTATTATGTATGGGCTTACTTTCTTCTTTGCGAACTTTGGTCCAAATGCCACAACCTTCGTGGTGCCAGCTGAGGTCTTCCCCGCTAGGTTGAGATCTACTTGCCACGGTATATCTGCAGCAACCGGGAAAGCAGGGGCTATAGTAGGAGCCTTTGGATTTGTATACGCCTCACAAGATCCTAATCCGGCAAAGAGAGATCATGGATATCCAGCGGGTATTGGTAAGAGTAAGTCCCTTATCGTGCTCGGTGTGATCAATTTCATTGGTATGCTTTGCACGTTGATGGTCCCAGAATCAATGGGTAAGTCTCTTGAAGAATTAGCCGGTGAAGTCGAGGTGGACGATGTTGAGGAGGAGCGCAAGGAATCTGCTTGA
- the LOC110779251 gene encoding probable inorganic phosphate transporter 1-3, whose amino-acid sequence MVKGQQLEVLKALDVAKTQWYHFTAIIIAGMGFFTDAYDLFCISLLTKLLGRIYYDVPGSSKPGALPINVAAAVSGVALCGTLAGQLFFGWLGDKMGRKKVYGITLVMMVAMSIASGLSFGNTAKSVMTTLCFFRFWLGFGVGGDYPLSATIMSEYANKKTRGSFIAAVFAMQGMGILAGGVVSLIVSSAFEAKFKPPPFKVNAVASLPPECDYIWRIVLMFGAFPAATTYYWRMQMPETARYTALVAKNAKQAAADMSKVLKTEIEAEEEMVDKIGKTEQNQFGLFTKEFARQYGVRLLGTTSTWFLLDIAFYSQNLFQKDLFTSVGWIPPAAEMNAIREVYMVARAQTLIALCGTVPGYWFTVAFIDVIGRWWIQMMGFFFMTVFMFAIAFPYNYWSKKENRIGFIIMYGLTFFFANFGPNATTFVVPAEVFPARLRSTCHGISAATGKAGAIVGAFGFVYASQDPNPAKRDHGYPAGIGKSKSLIVLGVINFIGMLCTLMVPESMGKSLEELAGEVEVDDVEEERKESA is encoded by the coding sequence ATGGTGAAAGGACAACAACTAGAAGTGCTAAAAGCACTTGATGTGGCCAAAACGCAATGGTACCATTTCACAGCAATTATCATTGCTGGTATGGGTTTCTTCACTGATGCATACGATTTGTTTTGCATCTCCTTGTTGACCAAACTTCTTGGTCGCATTTACTATGATGTACCCGGATCGAGTAAACCTGGGGCATTGCCTATTAATGTCGCTGCTGCTGTAAGCGGAGTTGCTCTTTGTGGTACTTTAGCTGGCCAACTCTTCTTCGGTTGGCTTGGAGACAAGATGGGAAGAAAGAAGGTGTATGGTATCACCTTGGTTATGATGGTTGCCATGTCCATCGCCTCTGGTCTATCCTTTGGGAACACCGCCAAGAGTGTCATGACCACCCTTTGCTTCTTCCGTTTCTGGCTTGGATTTGGTGTTGGAGGAGATTACCCTCTATCCGCCACCATCATGTCCGAGTATGCTAACAAGAAGACTCGTGGAAGTTTCATCGCCGCTGTATTTGCTATGCAAGGCATGGGTATCTTGGCTGGTGGGGTTGTTTCCCTTATAGTTTCATCTGCATTTGAGGCGAAATTCAAGCCTCCACCTTTCAAAGTCAATGCGGTTGCCTCACTCCCACCAGAATGTGACTACATCTGGCGTATTGTCTTGATGTTCGGAGCCTTCCCTGCTGCTACAACATACTACTGGCGTATGCAAATGCCTGAGACTGCTAGGTACACCGCTCTTGTGGCGAAAAATGCTAAGCAAGCTGCAGCAGACATGTCTAAGGTCCTCAAAACTGAAATAGAAGCCGAGGAGGAGATGGTTGACAAAATAGGTAAAACTGAACAAAATCAGTTTGGGCTATTCACAAAAGAATTTGCTCGCCAATATGGTGTTCGCCTCCTTGGAACCACCAGTACGTGGTTCTTACTCGACATTGCATTTTACAGTCAAAACCTTTTCCAAAAGGATCTTTTTACCTCTGTTGGTTGGATCCCACCAGCAGCAGAAATGAATGCTATCAGGGAGGTGTATATGGTTGCAAGGGCTCAAACCCTAATCGCTCTTTGTGGAACAGTCCCAGGATACTGGTTCACTGTTGCGTTCATAGACGTTATTGGACGGTGGTGGATCCAAATGATGGGATTCTTTTTCATGACCGTTTTCATGTTTGCCATTGCTTTCCCTTACAATTACTGGAGTAAGAAGGAGAATCGTATTGGGTTCATTATAATGTAcgggctcaccttcttctttgcCAACTTTGGTCCTAATGCAACAACCTTCGTGGTGCCCGCTGAGGTTTTCCCCGCTAGGTTGAGGTCTACCTGCCATGGTATATCCGCAGCAACTGGAAAAGCGGGGGCTATCGTAGGAGCTTTCGGCTTTGTGTACGCCTCACAGGATCCTAATCCAGCAAAGAGAGATCACGGATATCCAGCGGGTATTGGAAAGAGTAAGTCCCTTATTGTGCTTGGTGTCATCAATTTCATTGGTATGCTCTGTACTCTTATGGTGCCCGAATCGATGGGTAAGTCTCTTGAAGAATTAGCtggtgaggtggaggtggacgATGTTGAGGAGGAGCGCAAGGAATCAGCTTGA
- the LOC110779250 gene encoding probable inorganic phosphate transporter 1-3, producing the protein MLYLNSSNMYIKVSTYKVLVDLLRKSICSLDYGGDSGRICTHILHINTCLSSLHFLHKSNSNLLIMVKGQQLEVLKALDVAKTQWYHFTAIIIAGMGFFTDAYDLFCISLLTKLLGRIYYNVPGSSKPGALPINVAAAVSGVALCGTLAGQLFFGWLGDKMGRKKVYGITLVMMVCMSIASGLSFGSTAKSVMTTLCFFRFWLGFGVGGDYPLSATIMSEYANKKTRGSFIAAVFAMQGMGILAGGVVSLIVASAFEAKFKPPPFKVNAVASLPPECDYIWRIVLMFGAFPAATTYYWRMQMPETARYTALVAKNAKQAASDMSKVLKTEIEAEEEMVDKIGKTEQNQFGLFTKEFARQYGVRLLGTTSTWFLLDIAFYSQNLFQKDLFTSVGWIPPAAEMNAIREVYMVARAQTLIALCGTVPGYWFTVAFIDVIGRWWIQMMGFFFMTVFMFAIAFPYNYWSKKENRIGFIIMYGLTFFFANFGPNATTFVVPAEVFPARLRSTCHGISAATGKAGAIVGAFGFVYASQDPNPAKRDHGYPAGIGKSKSLIVLGVINFIGMLCTLMVPESMGKSLEELAGEVEVDEVEDEHKGSA; encoded by the coding sequence ATGCTATACTTGAATTCATCAAACATGTATATAAAGGTTTCTACTTATAAAGTATTGGTTGACTTGTTGCGAAAAAGTATATGCTCATTAGATTACGGAGGGGATTCCGGGAGAATTTGTACACATATTCTTCATATAAATACTTGTCTTTCTTCCCTCCATTTTCTACACAAATCAAACTCAAACTTGTTAATCATGGTGAAAGGACAACAATTAGAAGTGCTAAAAGCACTTGATGTGGCAAAAACACAATGGTACCATTTCACAGCAATCATTATTGCTGGTATGGGTTTCTTCACAGATGCATATGATTTGTTTTGCATCTCCTTGTTGACCAAGCTTCTTGGTCGCATTTACTATAATGTTCCTGGATCGAGTAAGCCCGGTGCATTGCCTATTAACGTCGCTGCTGCTGTAAGTGGAGTAGCACTTTGCGGTACTCTAGCAGGCCAACTCTTCTTCGGTTGGCTCGGAGACAAGATGGGGAGGAAGAAGGTGTACGGTATCACCTTGGTTATGATGGTTTGCATGTCCATCGCCTCTGGTCTTTCCTTTGGGAGCACTGCCAAGAGTGTTATGACTACCCTTTGCTTCTTCCGTTTCTGGCTTGGATTTGGTGTTGGAGGAGATTACCCTCTATCTGCCACCATCATGTCCGAGTATGCTAACAAGAAGACTCGTGGTAGCTTCATCGCCGCTGTCTTTGCTATGCAAGGCATGGGTATCTTGGCTGGTGGGGTTGTTTCCCTCATAGTTGCATCCGCATTTGAGGCCAAATTCAAGCCTCCCCCTTTCAAAGTTAATGCGGTTGCCTCCCTTCCACCAGAATGTGACTACATTTGGCGTATTGTCTTGATGTTTGGAGCCTTTCCTGCTGCTACAACATACTACTGGCGTATGCAAATGCCCGAGACTGCTAGGTACACTGCCCTTGTGGCCAAAAATGCTAAGCAGGCTGCTTCAGACATGTCTAAAGTCCTCAAGACTGAAATAGAAGCCGAGGAGGAGATGGTTGACAAAATAGGTAAAACTGAACAAAACCAATTTGGGCTATTCACAAAAGAATTTGCTCGCCAATATGGTGTTCGCCTCCTAGGAACCACCAGTACATGGTTCTTACTCGACATTGCATTTTACAGTCAAAATCTTTTCCAAAAGGATCTTTTTACCTCTGTTGGTTGGATTCCACCAGCAGCAGAAATGAATGCTATCAGGGAGGTGTATATGGTTGCAAGAGCTCAAACACTGATCGCTCTTTGTGGTACCGTCCCTGGATACTGGTTCACTGTTGCTTTCATAGACGTAATTGGAAGATGGTGGATCCAAATGATGGGATTCTTTTTCATGACTGTTTTCATGTTTGCTATTGCATTCCCCTACAATTACTGGAGTAAGAAGGAGAACCGTATTGGGTTCATTATAATGTAtgggctcaccttcttctttgcCAACTTTGGTCCTAATGCAACCACTTTCGTGGTACCGGCTGAGGTATTCCCAGCTAGGTTGAGGTCTACCTGTCATGGTATATCCGCAGCAACTGGAAAAGCCGGGGCCATAGTAGGAGCCTTTGGGTTTGTGTACGCCTCACAAGATCCTAATCCAGCAAAGAGAGATCACGGTTATCCAGCGGGTATTGGAAAGAGTAAGTCCCTTATCGTGCTTGGTGTCATCAACTTCATTGGTATGCTCTGCACTCTTATGGTACCCGAATCGATGGGTAAGTCTCTTGAAGAGTTAGCTGGTGAGGTCGAGGTGGACGAAGTTGAGGATGAACACAAGGGATCTGCATGA